A region from the Syntrophales bacterium genome encodes:
- a CDS encoding YicC/YloC family endoribonuclease, giving the protein MIRSMTGYGRADALLEDKRLVVEIKSFNHRYLEVSLRLPGIFLPLELEMRKKIGGRLSRGRIEATIRMDSEMDPEMGNRFELNLPLIRNYYALLVNLKEELNLKGEITLDVIAGFKDVFVPLEAGKNLAGVWEWIEKVLDEAITDLIRMRKREGEIIYQDLISRIDSIRGCLDSIMLRAPQVVIEYQKRLANRVKELTGGIMTIDESRLGQEVAIMAEKSDITEEIIRFKSHISQFCDVINSDDAVGRKIDFLLQEMVREVNTIGSKSCDADISQSVVEIKGELAKLREQVQNLE; this is encoded by the coding sequence ATGATCAGAAGCATGACAGGTTACGGCAGGGCCGATGCACTTCTCGAAGACAAAAGATTGGTGGTGGAGATAAAATCCTTCAACCATCGTTATCTGGAGGTTTCTCTCCGGCTTCCAGGTATCTTTCTCCCTCTCGAACTTGAGATGAGGAAAAAGATAGGTGGACGTCTTTCCCGGGGGAGGATCGAGGCTACTATCAGAATGGATTCTGAGATGGACCCGGAAATGGGTAACAGATTTGAGCTGAATCTTCCGCTTATCCGGAATTACTACGCATTGTTGGTTAACTTGAAGGAGGAGCTTAATCTAAAGGGCGAAATTACCCTGGATGTAATAGCAGGCTTCAAGGATGTCTTTGTTCCTCTGGAAGCTGGTAAGAATCTGGCTGGTGTGTGGGAATGGATAGAAAAGGTTCTGGATGAGGCAATAACAGACCTTATAAGAATGAGGAAAAGGGAAGGAGAGATTATTTACCAGGATTTGATTTCAAGGATTGATTCGATCAGGGGATGCCTCGACTCTATCATGTTAAGGGCTCCTCAGGTTGTCATAGAATATCAAAAGCGGCTTGCCAACCGGGTGAAAGAACTTACAGGTGGTATTATGACAATTGATGAGTCTCGGTTGGGTCAGGAAGTTGCCATCATGGCGGAAAAAAGCGATATTACGGAGGAAATCATCCGCTTTAAGAGCCATATCAGTCAGTTTTGTGATGTCATAAACAGCGATGATGCTGTGGGGAGGAAGATTGATTTTTTGCTTCAGGAGATGGTAAGAGAGGTAAATACCATAGGATCCAAGAGTTGTGATGCAGATATATCTCAAAGCGTCGTTGAGATCAAGGGTGAACTGGCCAAATTAAGAGAACAGGTACAGAATCTTGAATAA
- the gmk gene encoding guanylate kinase, giving the protein MVVSAPSGAGKTSICREFLKMYPNIKFSVSYTTRPTRPGEVHGEDYYFISEDAFKERIAQGEFAEWVENYGHLYGTSRKTMSAFLDKGTDLILDIEPRGAKMLKQDYPGGIFVFILPPSMDELKTRLSRRGVENEGIMKKRLETAMDEIREIVWYDYVIFNDRLNDAVGCLRAIYVAEKSRRERLMDKIRDFLK; this is encoded by the coding sequence ATGGTAGTTTCCGCGCCATCCGGTGCTGGCAAGACCTCTATATGCAGAGAGTTCCTGAAGATGTACCCGAACATCAAGTTTTCTGTATCTTACACCACGAGGCCAACCCGCCCCGGAGAGGTTCACGGGGAGGATTATTATTTTATCTCCGAAGATGCGTTTAAAGAACGCATTGCGCAGGGGGAATTTGCCGAATGGGTTGAAAATTACGGTCATCTCTATGGGACGTCAAGAAAAACGATGAGTGCATTTCTGGATAAAGGTACCGACCTTATTCTGGACATCGAGCCACGAGGTGCAAAGATGTTAAAGCAAGATTATCCAGGGGGTATCTTTGTGTTCATCCTTCCTCCGTCAATGGATGAATTAAAGACGAGGTTAAGCAGAAGGGGAGTCGAAAACGAAGGAATCATGAAAAAGCGCCTGGAGACGGCCATGGATGAGATCAGAGAGATTGTCTGGTATGACTATGTAATTTTTAATGACAGGCTTAACGACGCCGTAGGCTGTCTCAGGGCGATTTATGTGGCGGAAAAAAGCAGAAGAGAACGATTGATGGATAAGATAAGGGACTTTCTCAAATGA
- the cysS gene encoding cysteine--tRNA ligase: MRQTYESIISAVGNTPLVEIRRLNPNKRVKVFAKLESFNPGGSIKDRPALYMINEAEKRGELTKDKIILEPTSGNTGIGLALIAAAKGYKLCLAMPESASEERKRILKAMGTEIYLTPAALGTDGAIEMVYNLMREHPEKYFVPDQFNNPDNVAAHYYGTAEEIWQQTGGAVTMVVATLGTTGTAMGISKRLKEYNREIKIIGVEPYLQHKIQGLKNMKESYRPGIFDKNRLDEKINILDEDAFEMARRLAREEGILVGMSSGAAVHVAIQKAKEMEDGLVVAILPDGGERYLSTDLFTDKEQSTLRLYNTLTREKTFFKPLNPEEILMHSCGPTVHEVPHLGSYRRFVVSDVIRRYLEYKGYKVRHVMNIVDLADSSIRGAELANMELGVYTERYTAVFLRDIGKLNIKPDPAYPTASGNVDTMLELAGKLVEKGYAYEKLGSVYFDISRLKDYGCLSNINLGKVEHGRTVDLDDYEKDSPGDFTLLKRPNLGELKRGIYFKTRWGNVRPSWHLECAAISLKYLGETFDIHASGADIVFPHCENVLAIGKAATGKRIASYWLNTELVMVEEKKMSRSLNNVLTIKDLEKMGYNGKEIRFFLLSSHYRKPLHFSSGALETAKNTSKKLNGFVQRLVRFTPADGGYADTDQYIYDVKQGFAAAMDDDLNTSSALASLFEFVKKINLPLSRGQLDEKQRDDVLDTMKKIDTVLGIMDFKEEMISEEARRLLTERDAARMAGKWKEADAIRQRLSEMGIEVSDTPKGVTWRLRNKGERL, from the coding sequence ATGCGACAGACTTACGAAAGTATCATATCTGCTGTAGGGAATACGCCGCTTGTGGAGATCCGCCGGCTGAATCCCAACAAAAGGGTTAAAGTTTTTGCAAAACTGGAGAGTTTTAACCCTGGCGGATCCATCAAGGACAGACCGGCTCTTTATATGATCAATGAAGCCGAGAAGCGGGGGGAACTGACAAAGGATAAAATTATCTTAGAGCCCACCAGTGGCAATACCGGCATCGGTCTTGCGCTTATCGCAGCCGCTAAGGGTTACAAGTTATGTCTCGCCATGCCTGAGTCCGCCAGCGAAGAAAGAAAAAGGATACTAAAGGCCATGGGGACAGAAATATACCTTACCCCGGCTGCCCTCGGTACCGATGGCGCTATAGAAATGGTCTATAATCTGATGCGGGAACATCCGGAAAAGTACTTCGTCCCAGACCAGTTTAATAATCCCGATAATGTCGCGGCCCATTACTATGGAACGGCAGAAGAAATCTGGCAACAGACTGGCGGAGCTGTAACGATGGTTGTAGCCACCCTGGGTACAACCGGTACCGCCATGGGGATTTCCAAGCGACTTAAGGAGTATAACCGGGAAATAAAAATTATCGGGGTGGAGCCTTACCTGCAGCATAAGATCCAGGGCTTGAAGAATATGAAAGAGTCCTATCGGCCGGGAATTTTTGACAAAAATCGTCTGGATGAGAAGATCAATATACTTGATGAGGATGCCTTCGAAATGGCGAGGCGGCTGGCCAGAGAAGAGGGAATCTTAGTCGGGATGAGTTCCGGGGCTGCCGTACACGTGGCTATACAGAAGGCCAAGGAGATGGAAGACGGCTTAGTTGTGGCAATTCTTCCCGACGGTGGTGAGCGCTATCTCAGCACCGACCTCTTTACCGACAAGGAACAGTCAACCCTGCGCCTGTACAATACCCTGACCAGGGAAAAAACATTCTTCAAACCGCTAAACCCTGAAGAGATACTGATGCATTCATGCGGACCCACCGTCCATGAAGTTCCCCACCTCGGGAGCTACCGTCGTTTTGTCGTTTCCGACGTCATCCGGCGTTATCTTGAATATAAGGGGTATAAGGTCAGGCACGTTATGAACATTGTTGATCTGGCAGACAGTTCCATCAGGGGGGCTGAATTGGCCAATATGGAGCTGGGGGTATATACGGAAAGATACACGGCCGTCTTTCTCAGAGATATTGGTAAACTGAATATCAAACCTGATCCGGCCTACCCGACGGCAAGCGGGAACGTCGACACTATGCTGGAGCTTGCCGGGAAACTTGTAGAGAAGGGATACGCTTACGAAAAGTTGGGGTCTGTCTATTTTGATATCTCAAGGCTTAAAGATTACGGTTGCCTGTCTAATATAAACCTCGGGAAGGTTGAGCATGGCAGGACGGTAGACCTGGATGATTACGAGAAAGATAGTCCGGGAGATTTTACTCTCCTGAAAAGACCGAACCTGGGTGAATTAAAGAGGGGTATCTATTTCAAGACCCGCTGGGGAAATGTCAGGCCGAGTTGGCACCTTGAATGTGCTGCCATCTCCCTGAAATATCTCGGTGAGACCTTCGATATCCATGCCAGCGGGGCCGATATAGTTTTCCCGCACTGTGAGAATGTTTTGGCCATCGGGAAGGCGGCAACAGGAAAGCGCATTGCCAGCTACTGGCTAAATACGGAACTGGTGATGGTGGAGGAAAAGAAGATGTCCCGTTCTCTGAACAATGTCTTGACTATAAAAGACCTGGAGAAAATGGGATATAACGGTAAAGAAATTAGATTTTTTCTCCTCAGTTCTCATTACAGAAAACCGCTGCATTTTTCCTCTGGCGCCCTGGAGACGGCAAAAAACACTAGCAAAAAACTGAACGGGTTCGTTCAGAGGTTGGTTCGTTTTACCCCGGCAGATGGCGGTTACGCCGATACCGATCAGTATATTTATGATGTTAAACAGGGGTTTGCCGCGGCCATGGACGATGACTTAAATACCTCCAGCGCCTTAGCGTCTCTCTTTGAGTTTGTGAAGAAGATCAATCTTCCTCTCTCCCGGGGGCAGTTGGACGAAAAACAGAGGGACGATGTCCTCGATACCATGAAAAAGATAGATACCGTCCTGGGCATCATGGATTTTAAAGAGGAGATGATAAGTGAAGAGGCCAGGCGCCTTCTAACAGAAAGAGATGCTGCAAGAATGGCCGGTAAATGGAAAGAAGCCGATGCGATCAGACAGAGACTCTCTGAAATGGGGATTGAGGTTTCTGATACCCCGAAAGGTGTTACGTGGAGATTAAGAAATAAAGGAGAAAGATTGTGA
- the pyrF gene encoding orotidine-5'-phosphate decarboxylase: MRKKRNRDPRQMLIFALDMGEGIGEAISWVERLKNHVGIFKVGKESFTRYGPEIVSKIKEREGKVFLDLKFHDIPSTVARAAEATVKMGVTMFDVHALGGKRMMEETVVSVKRMSEQVGLPPPIILAVTVLTSLNDSDIRKLGFNQRAGKVALNLAKVAQDAGVSGVVASARDIPAVRESCGQDFVIVAPGIRGVVEITMDDQKRIMTAEDAITLGADYIVVGRQIRMAGDPVGAAEEIHHAISRGLLLREKSETK; encoded by the coding sequence ATGAGGAAGAAACGGAATAGGGATCCACGGCAGATGCTGATTTTTGCCCTGGACATGGGAGAGGGTATTGGGGAAGCAATCTCTTGGGTCGAACGTCTCAAGAATCATGTGGGAATATTTAAGGTCGGCAAGGAATCCTTTACCCGTTATGGTCCCGAAATCGTCTCAAAGATAAAGGAAAGGGAAGGTAAGGTTTTTCTCGATTTGAAATTTCACGACATCCCCAGTACTGTTGCCAGGGCCGCCGAGGCAACTGTGAAGATGGGGGTTACTATGTTCGACGTACATGCCCTCGGTGGGAAAAGGATGATGGAGGAAACAGTTGTTTCGGTTAAAAGGATGTCAGAGCAGGTGGGTTTGCCACCGCCTATAATCCTTGCTGTGACTGTACTGACCAGTTTGAACGACAGTGATATCAGAAAACTGGGGTTTAACCAGCGGGCAGGCAAAGTTGCCTTAAATCTGGCGAAGGTTGCCCAGGATGCCGGGGTCTCCGGCGTTGTGGCTTCGGCCCGTGATATCCCTGCCGTCAGGGAGTCCTGTGGACAGGATTTCGTTATTGTGGCACCCGGCATCAGAGGGGTTGTGGAAATTACAATGGATGACCAGAAAAGAATAATGACCGCCGAAGATGCCATCACCCTGGGTGCCGATTACATCGTCGTCGGTAGGCAGATCAGGATGGCGGGGGACCCCGTTGGAGCGGCAGAGGAAATTCACCATGCCATATCAAGGGGGCTTTTGCTGCGAGAAAAATCAGAAACCAAATAG
- the rfaE1 gene encoding D-glycero-beta-D-manno-heptose-7-phosphate kinase → MNKKRAFEIIANFSRSKVLVVGDMMVDHFIWGKVSRISPEAPVPVVEVHSDNLLLGGCANVLNNIYTLGGMVYGSGIVGADEMGKRLLDEFRKRDISTEGIAVEPNRPTTMKTRIIAHSQQVVRFDRESRQPVQPKSIERIMEYIKKMVSDDLGAIVISDYNKGAITKTLLDGIRGLIAGRNIVVCVDPKQSDFSLYQGFDVVTPNHHEASQALGIEDIKKNNAYLDAGKAGPNAERVEKRDRIREAARAILARFHLKAMLITRGEEGMSLFEENGEVIHIPARSREVFDVTGAGDTVIGVLALSLASGATFREAAVLANHAAGIVVGKVGTATVSEEELKGAL, encoded by the coding sequence GTGAATAAGAAAAGGGCCTTCGAGATTATCGCAAACTTTTCCAGGTCAAAGGTTCTGGTGGTTGGGGATATGATGGTTGACCATTTTATCTGGGGAAAGGTCTCCCGTATTTCTCCAGAGGCGCCGGTCCCCGTTGTGGAGGTACATTCCGACAACCTCCTTCTTGGTGGCTGTGCCAATGTGCTAAATAATATCTATACTCTGGGCGGTATGGTTTATGGGTCGGGTATTGTAGGGGCTGATGAGATGGGAAAAAGGTTGTTGGATGAATTCCGCAAAAGGGACATCAGTACAGAGGGAATTGCCGTAGAGCCCAACCGACCTACCACAATGAAGACAAGGATTATAGCCCACAGTCAGCAGGTAGTAAGATTTGACAGGGAAAGCAGGCAACCTGTGCAACCGAAGAGTATTGAAAGGATAATGGAATATATTAAGAAGATGGTCAGTGACGACCTGGGGGCTATTGTCATTTCTGATTATAATAAAGGGGCTATTACAAAAACCCTGTTGGATGGAATCCGTGGGCTCATAGCGGGGAGAAATATAGTCGTCTGTGTGGATCCAAAGCAAAGCGATTTTTCTCTCTATCAGGGCTTTGATGTCGTCACACCCAATCATCATGAGGCCAGCCAGGCCCTTGGAATAGAAGATATAAAAAAGAATAATGCTTACCTTGACGCAGGAAAGGCAGGCCCTAACGCAGAAAGGGTCGAAAAGAGGGACAGAATCCGTGAGGCAGCAAGGGCCATTTTAGCTCGATTCCATTTAAAGGCCATGCTCATCACGAGGGGTGAGGAAGGGATGAGTCTCTTTGAGGAAAATGGCGAAGTTATTCATATTCCTGCCAGGTCCAGAGAGGTTTTTGATGTGACCGGTGCCGGAGATACGGTCATTGGAGTCCTTGCCCTCTCCCTTGCCTCCGGAGCTACCTTCAGGGAAGCGGCCGTTCTGGCAAACCATGCTGCGGGAATTGTGGTGGGAAAGGTGGGCACAGCCACCGTTTCTGAGGAGGAACTCAAAGGGGCTCTATGA
- a CDS encoding type II secretion system F family protein, whose amino-acid sequence MPVFVWEATTKRGELRKGETGAADEVAIRGLLRRQGFKSITVKKKPKDLLEYLPFLKEKVKEKDVVVFARIFSTMINAGLPLIQCLDLLATQEQNKTFSKIIASIKEDIEGGSTLSDALKKYPRVFDDLFVNLVAAGESGGILDVILGRLSGYMEKAMKLKGKVKGAMTYPASVLVISIGVVALLLLKVIPVFQKMFEGMGGALPAPTQFLVNASQFMQDYFLHMIIAVAVIIYAFRRYYRTEKGRLQIDSLVLRAPVFGPLLKKVAVARFSRTLSTMMSSGVPILEGLAIVSKTAGNKVIENTLMETRKCISEGRTIAEPLSESDIFPPMVVQMIAVGEATGALDAMLSKIADFYDDEVDAAVDAMTALLEPFMMVFLGGVVGGMIIAMYLPIFQMASVVG is encoded by the coding sequence ATGCCGGTATTTGTATGGGAAGCAACGACAAAAAGGGGTGAATTGAGAAAAGGAGAGACGGGCGCTGCTGATGAGGTTGCCATCAGAGGGCTGCTTCGCCGACAGGGTTTCAAATCCATCACCGTAAAGAAAAAGCCAAAGGATCTATTAGAATATCTGCCCTTCCTCAAAGAGAAGGTTAAGGAGAAGGACGTTGTTGTTTTTGCCCGAATATTTTCCACCATGATCAATGCAGGTCTTCCCCTCATCCAGTGCCTCGATTTGCTGGCCACTCAGGAACAGAATAAGACTTTTTCTAAGATCATTGCCTCCATCAAGGAGGATATTGAAGGTGGATCAACACTTTCCGATGCTTTGAAAAAGTATCCACGCGTCTTTGACGACCTGTTTGTTAACCTCGTGGCAGCAGGAGAGTCCGGCGGTATCCTTGATGTCATCCTTGGCCGTCTTTCCGGCTACATGGAAAAGGCAATGAAATTAAAAGGTAAGGTAAAAGGAGCCATGACCTATCCGGCCAGCGTCCTTGTTATTTCCATAGGCGTCGTTGCCCTATTGCTGCTTAAAGTAATCCCTGTTTTTCAAAAGATGTTTGAAGGCATGGGTGGGGCACTGCCGGCGCCGACGCAGTTTCTCGTCAATGCCAGTCAGTTCATGCAAGACTATTTCCTCCATATGATTATTGCTGTGGCCGTTATAATATATGCCTTCAGGAGATACTACCGTACCGAGAAGGGCAGACTTCAGATAGATTCCCTTGTTCTCAGGGCGCCGGTCTTTGGCCCGCTTCTTAAAAAGGTTGCGGTGGCGAGATTCAGTAGAACCCTTTCCACCATGATGTCGAGCGGGGTCCCGATCCTCGAGGGACTCGCCATTGTCTCTAAGACCGCAGGCAATAAAGTTATAGAGAATACTCTAATGGAAACAAGGAAGTGTATCAGCGAGGGGAGAACCATTGCGGAACCTCTGTCCGAAAGTGATATCTTTCCCCCTATGGTAGTTCAGATGATCGCCGTTGGTGAGGCGACAGGTGCTCTCGATGCCATGCTATCCAAGATTGCGGATTTTTACGATGATGAGGTGGATGCGGCTGTGGATGCGATGACAGCTTTGCTTGAACCTTTCATGATGGTTTTTTTAGGAGGCGTTGTAGGGGGGATGATCATCGCCATGTATCTCCCCATCTTCCAGATGGCTTCGGTTGTAGGGTGA
- the rlmB gene encoding 23S rRNA (guanosine(2251)-2'-O)-methyltransferase RlmB, with the protein MQIIYGINPVAEVLKHDSGNIEKVVCAPGRNGERLRKILNLVTKKGIPVEFKDRAYLNKLAGNKSHQGICGFCKTFHYASVDEVVARRHESFKNDLILVLDGITDPQNLGSLIRTAHCCGANGVIIPERRAATVTGAVMKASAGAAQYTPVAMVTNLSRTIEHLKKRGFWIYGADAHYGKEICNHDFAGHIVLVMGSEGKGIGPLIRESCDFLVSIPLMGKVDSLNVSVAAGIIMYEILRKWGAVGGPHSVVAVETGHGRATLRRGR; encoded by the coding sequence GTGCAGATCATCTACGGTATCAATCCTGTGGCGGAGGTTCTCAAACATGACAGTGGAAATATCGAGAAGGTCGTTTGCGCCCCGGGGAGAAATGGAGAGCGCCTCCGTAAAATCTTAAATCTGGTGACGAAAAAGGGTATCCCTGTAGAATTTAAGGACAGAGCATATCTAAATAAACTGGCAGGTAATAAGTCTCATCAGGGGATTTGCGGTTTTTGTAAAACATTCCATTATGCCAGTGTGGATGAGGTAGTTGCCCGTCGTCACGAGTCTTTCAAAAACGATTTGATTCTTGTCCTTGATGGAATTACAGATCCTCAAAACTTAGGTTCTCTGATCAGGACGGCTCACTGCTGTGGGGCCAATGGGGTTATCATTCCTGAAAGGCGTGCAGCGACGGTTACAGGAGCTGTGATGAAGGCATCTGCCGGAGCAGCACAATATACCCCTGTTGCCATGGTGACCAACCTATCACGCACCATTGAACATTTGAAGAAAAGAGGATTCTGGATATACGGTGCTGATGCCCATTACGGTAAAGAGATTTGTAACCATGATTTTGCTGGTCATATCGTCCTTGTGATGGGAAGCGAAGGGAAAGGGATCGGGCCACTGATCAGAGAAAGTTGTGATTTCCTGGTATCTATTCCCCTGATGGGAAAAGTTGATTCTCTTAATGTCTCGGTGGCGGCAGGGATTATCATGTATGAGATATTGAGAAAATGGGGGGCCGTGGGAGGGCCACACTCCGTCGTGGCCGTTGAGACGGGTCATGGGAGGGCCACACTCCGTCGTGGCCGTTGA
- a CDS encoding DUF1178 family protein: MIIYDLKCGKGHKFEGWFRDISAFEEQKSQRLITCPVCGSSDTEMIPSSITIVGKDVRTSGRKNTKEISPIKAMQLFHEYLDKNFADVGDRFTEVALKMHHGEEEKRNIKGTTNRYEEELLREEGVQFIKIPLPKFDS, from the coding sequence GTGATTATCTACGATCTCAAATGTGGAAAAGGTCACAAATTCGAAGGATGGTTCAGAGACATCTCTGCTTTTGAGGAGCAGAAGTCCCAAAGACTCATTACGTGTCCTGTATGTGGAAGTTCTGATACGGAGATGATTCCTTCATCAATTACAATCGTGGGAAAGGACGTTAGGACATCGGGCAGGAAAAATACGAAGGAAATTTCGCCTATAAAGGCCATGCAGTTATTCCATGAGTATCTTGACAAGAATTTTGCTGACGTAGGCGACAGGTTTACCGAGGTAGCTCTGAAAATGCACCATGGAGAAGAGGAAAAGAGAAACATTAAAGGGACCACGAATAGGTACGAAGAAGAACTCCTCAGAGAAGAAGGTGTTCAGTTTATAAAGATTCCCCTGCCCAAATTTGACAGTTAG
- the rpoZ gene encoding DNA-directed RNA polymerase subunit omega: protein MARITVEDSLRVAKNRFALVLLTARRAKQLLRGAKSLTDIKNNREIVAALREIAVEKITYAHPEFLRGAREDFKPIPDDTEFIGDEEETE from the coding sequence ATGGCAAGAATTACTGTAGAGGATTCTTTGAGAGTAGCAAAAAACCGATTCGCCCTGGTCTTGCTAACGGCAAGACGGGCGAAACAACTTCTTAGAGGAGCGAAGTCTTTAACGGATATTAAGAATAACAGGGAGATCGTAGCGGCCCTCAGAGAGATTGCCGTGGAAAAGATTACCTATGCCCATCCTGAATTTTTACGGGGGGCCAGGGAAGATTTTAAACCAATCCCTGATGATACGGAATTTATTGGCGATGAGGAAGAAACGGAATAG
- a CDS encoding DUF4416 family protein, with amino-acid sequence MSKPKRAEAVKLITSILSGDKELLNKALEVLAGQYGRVDFISAFLSFNYTDYYAKEMGSTIWRRFASFESLVRPELLPDIKLWTNGIEDRLSANGKRRVNIDPGYISYAHLILATGKGYTHRPYLRDGIYADLTLLYRDKTFHSLPWTYPDYAEADVIEMFNKIRAKYIGQMKETACDVPVG; translated from the coding sequence ATGAGTAAACCCAAACGTGCGGAGGCGGTAAAGCTGATAACGAGCATCCTTTCCGGAGACAAGGAACTACTGAATAAGGCACTGGAAGTGTTAGCCGGGCAATATGGAAGGGTTGACTTTATCAGCGCCTTCCTTTCTTTTAATTACACCGATTACTATGCCAAAGAGATGGGGTCAACCATCTGGAGGCGTTTTGCTTCTTTTGAGTCACTGGTACGGCCTGAATTGCTGCCCGATATTAAACTGTGGACAAACGGTATAGAGGACAGGCTTTCGGCAAACGGTAAGAGACGGGTAAATATTGACCCGGGCTATATCTCTTATGCCCATCTAATCCTTGCCACGGGAAAGGGTTACACGCATCGTCCCTATCTGAGGGATGGTATCTATGCCGATTTGACCTTGTTATACAGAGACAAGACCTTTCATTCCCTTCCCTGGACTTACCCTGATTATGCAGAAGCTGATGTCATCGAGATGTTTAACAAGATTAGAGCGAAGTATATCGGCCAGATGAAAGAGACTGCATGCGATGTGCCCGTAGGGTAG